The DNA region TACCGGGCGGTTGGGGCCGGGCCGTTCGGTTCAGGCTCGCCCGCCAGGTCAGCGATGGCGAACACCTGCGATCGCCGGCGCAGGCGCGCCTTCTGGAGAATGCTGTGCACGTGGTTCTTCGCCGTCGACTCGGCGATGTACAAGGATGCGGCGATCTCCTTGTTGGTCTGCCCGCGGCGAAGCAGGGTCAGCACCTGGAGCTCGCGGCGTGTGAACGGCGTCCCGTCCCCATCGTGTCCGTTCTCCGCCGGCTCGTCGTGCTCGCAGGGCAGGCCCGACACGGTGCGGCGGATGTCCGCCGGCGACGCCTCCGGCGGGAGATAGTCGTCGATTCCCGCCTCCAGGCACATGGGGATGAGGTCGTCGTGGGCGCCGAGGCCGACGATCTGGAGCGCGTCGTCCACGGCGCGGAGCGCCTTCACGACGTCGGCGCCGTCGGGCATGCGCGCGTCCATGAGCGCGACCGTCGGGCTCGTCGAGGCCACCCTGTGGGTCGCCTCGTTGGTATGCGCGGCGACGCCGACGACCTCGATCCCGGGGT from Gaiellales bacterium includes:
- a CDS encoding response regulator transcription factor; protein product: MGLVRALIVSDLRIYRDGVSAALRADPGIEVVGVAAHTNEATHRVASTSPTVALMDARMPDGADVVKALRAVDDALQIVGLGAHDDLIPMCLEAGIDDYLPPEASPADIRRTVSGLPCEHDEPAENGHDGDGTPFTRRELQVLTLLRRGQTNKEIAASLYIAESTAKNHVHSILQKARLRRRSQVFAIADLAGEPEPNGPAPTAR